One Thermofilum sp. genomic window carries:
- a CDS encoding desulfoferrodoxin family protein: MAAELFRTEDWKKEKHVPVIEVIERKDNLVTVRVTVGKEIPHPNTTEHHIRYIELIFWPEGEPYPFKIGRADFEAHGESVKGPNTSGVYTEPVALFTFKADKPGKLIAFSYCNIHGLWKGEARL; the protein is encoded by the coding sequence ATGGCAGCAGAGCTTTTCAGGACGGAGGACTGGAAGAAGGAGAAGCACGTTCCAGTTATCGAGGTTATCGAGCGGAAGGACAACTTGGTCACTGTAAGGGTCACGGTGGGCAAGGAAATCCCGCACCCCAACACGACCGAGCACCACATACGGTACATCGAGCTGATCTTCTGGCCTGAAGGGGAGCCGTACCCCTTCAAGATCGGCCGGGCAGACTTCGAAGCTCACGGAGAGTCCGTTAAGGGTCCGAACACGAGCGGCGTGTACACCGAGCCTGTAGCGCTGTTCACTTTCAAAGCGGACAAGCCCGGTAAGCTCATCGCGTTCTCGTACTGCAACATTCACGGCTTGTGGAAGGGAGAAGCCCGGCTCTAG
- a CDS encoding ABC transporter permease subunit — MIEKALVVARKEILENLKSARYWGIVAIFILFYLAAASYAGFAVRGFAGMATFTRAAFELGNQAVTTFQYVAPILGIALGFSAIAAEREKGTIRLVLSRPIFRDDFINGKVIAAVCLITLALGVSTAVSLPLAVIVQGINLTGEDLVRLLLLLLPATLLALVYYAMALFVSVLSSRSGQALVISLVVWIFFTFILPIVASLIAFQVLGPPPAFTGRPNATTPGVPGQEPSPVAQYRTQLNQITSSVQFFSPNARFSSVANAIFARQRTLAGSFAYVSIADALSRGWLDLTILAAYTAVFIALSYVVFLRRQEVR, encoded by the coding sequence GTGATCGAGAAAGCGCTCGTAGTTGCGAGGAAAGAGATTCTCGAGAACTTGAAGAGCGCCAGGTACTGGGGCATCGTCGCCATCTTCATTCTCTTCTACTTAGCGGCAGCGTCCTACGCCGGTTTCGCTGTAAGAGGCTTCGCAGGCATGGCTACGTTCACTAGAGCCGCGTTCGAGCTTGGGAACCAAGCCGTCACGACCTTCCAGTACGTTGCGCCGATCCTAGGCATAGCGCTCGGGTTCAGCGCGATCGCGGCAGAAAGAGAGAAGGGCACAATCAGGCTGGTACTCTCGCGGCCCATCTTCCGGGACGACTTCATCAACGGGAAAGTTATCGCGGCAGTCTGCCTCATCACTCTAGCTCTCGGCGTCTCCACTGCAGTATCCCTGCCTCTCGCAGTTATCGTGCAGGGCATTAACCTGACCGGTGAAGACCTCGTAAGGCTGCTGCTTCTCCTGCTGCCGGCCACGCTCCTAGCTCTCGTGTACTACGCTATGGCACTGTTCGTGAGCGTACTCTCGAGCAGGTCGGGCCAAGCACTCGTCATCAGCCTCGTCGTCTGGATCTTCTTTACCTTCATCCTCCCGATAGTGGCTTCGCTCATCGCCTTTCAAGTCCTGGGCCCGCCTCCAGCTTTCACCGGCAGGCCTAACGCTACTACGCCAGGCGTACCAGGCCAGGAGCCTAGCCCTGTAGCCCAGTACAGGACTCAGCTTAACCAGATAACGAGCAGTGTGCAATTCTTCTCACCAAACGCTAGGTTTTCCTCCGTGGCTAATGCAATTTTTGCCCGCCAGCGAACCTTGGCCGGGTCGTTCGCTTACGTGAGCATAGCGGACGCTCTCTCGAGAGGGTGGCTAGACCTTACTATCCTTGCAGCCTACACTGCCGTGTTCATCGCCCTCTCATATGTAGTCTTCCTCCGTCGTCAGGAAGTCAGGTAG
- a CDS encoding ZIP family metal transporter: MSSDYAVKVLKIIEEVSGGDPLAASFINGLLVAATTTLGSLGVLFTRRSSLKLELELAFAAGVMLVSSFTSLILPGIEQFGFPAISLGIALGVLLIHLVDRFTPHEHLFKGYEGPPEAAKLLRKTALLALAILIHNIPEGLVVGVATFYSIPLGVVTAVAIGTQDIPEGFAIALPVSKLRGKAAGVAVGALSGLSETVAAVLAAALLHYTPHLLPLAMGLAGGAMLYVTLKELIPEIYREDASELKVTLGFLLGFYLMLLLDTMLTG, encoded by the coding sequence TTGAGCAGCGACTACGCTGTAAAAGTGTTAAAGATTATCGAGGAGGTTAGCGGGGGCGACCCCCTGGCTGCCAGCTTCATCAACGGCTTACTCGTCGCGGCCACCACAACGCTCGGCTCTCTCGGCGTGCTCTTCACCAGGAGAAGCTCTCTTAAGCTCGAGCTCGAGCTAGCGTTCGCCGCTGGCGTAATGCTAGTCTCGAGCTTCACCAGCCTGATCCTCCCGGGGATCGAGCAGTTCGGCTTCCCCGCAATCTCGCTGGGGATCGCTCTCGGGGTCCTCCTCATCCACTTGGTCGACAGGTTCACACCACACGAGCACCTCTTCAAGGGTTACGAGGGGCCTCCCGAAGCAGCTAAGCTGCTCCGGAAGACAGCTCTGCTGGCGCTCGCCATCCTGATTCACAACATTCCGGAAGGCCTCGTCGTAGGAGTGGCAACTTTCTACTCGATTCCTCTCGGCGTCGTCACCGCGGTGGCTATAGGGACTCAGGACATCCCCGAAGGCTTTGCGATAGCCTTACCAGTCTCCAAGCTCAGAGGCAAGGCTGCCGGAGTCGCTGTGGGAGCCTTAAGCGGGCTCAGCGAGACGGTAGCAGCTGTGCTGGCCGCAGCGCTGCTGCATTACACTCCCCACCTGCTACCCTTGGCAATGGGGCTTGCGGGAGGTGCAATGCTCTACGTGACGCTGAAAGAGCTAATCCCCGAAATCTACCGGGAGGACGCATCCGAGCTCAAGGTGACTCTAGGCTTCCTCCTCGGCTTCTACCTCATGCTGCTTCTCGACACGATGCTCACAGGCTGA
- a CDS encoding NEW3 domain-containing protein encodes MSKARALPVIVALLVVLASALTSLSQPSTSAEAQGSVGVMGYVVSRDGKPVAGVEVIVYDSNNVVVASTSTSADGFFTVPLMPGTYTLKLSKQGYVEKSIAFTVSKTTYYTANLGTIVLDYALSVSLPITALQLSALGTATVPVTVSNKGPATENLTIELSGNCSLDVKLYSGSAPVNSLSLGPGETVSLTLKVKAPYMQPAVCSIFAMFSGSTTQVRNLLVSVVQQPLGLLSSQLEALKAAPGSVLQIPLKISNPLSDPVRAALEISTPPGWGAVVKDATGTIIAQLRLDSGAFTQATLMLSVPREASPGTYPITLTLRGVDPYFIEKLTINVTVASSTPALRLTTPTPFVNTYAGKTAQYQLSLSNLGDSDCVASVAVSGLPQGYTWALKDAQGNVVSQVYLPAGGSLNLYLAVSVPPLAEPGAVSFQVSVTAGSTGDSLGLSLGILGSYKLSYVTQNFYVEMLPGSTSTFQVTVRNDGYSSLTNVKLSVASAPSGFTASVSPQNVLLLKPGNTTTFTVSVTADPTVDAGDYYISLVLSADHVDAQSRDLHVFVKPPSTPAYYAVLAAALLLAGVVLAFRKFGRR; translated from the coding sequence ATGAGTAAGGCAAGAGCTCTCCCGGTGATTGTAGCGCTTCTAGTGGTCTTGGCTTCAGCGCTAACGAGCCTATCCCAGCCGAGCACCTCCGCCGAAGCTCAGGGCAGCGTAGGAGTGATGGGTTACGTCGTCAGCAGAGATGGGAAACCGGTCGCGGGAGTTGAGGTTATTGTCTACGACTCAAACAACGTGGTGGTGGCAAGCACTTCCACCAGCGCTGACGGCTTTTTCACAGTCCCGCTGATGCCGGGAACCTACACCCTGAAGCTATCGAAGCAGGGTTACGTAGAGAAGTCTATCGCCTTCACAGTAAGCAAGACAACCTACTACACGGCCAACCTGGGGACTATCGTGCTGGACTACGCTCTCTCAGTTTCCTTGCCGATCACCGCACTGCAGCTTTCCGCCCTGGGTACAGCCACAGTGCCTGTCACGGTATCGAATAAGGGCCCGGCGACCGAGAACTTGACTATCGAGTTATCGGGGAACTGCAGCCTCGATGTGAAGCTTTACTCGGGCAGCGCGCCTGTAAACTCTCTGTCCCTAGGGCCGGGAGAAACAGTGAGCCTAACTCTCAAGGTTAAGGCGCCGTACATGCAGCCTGCCGTGTGCAGCATCTTCGCCATGTTCTCCGGCTCCACCACGCAGGTGCGGAACCTACTAGTCAGCGTAGTGCAGCAGCCGCTGGGGCTTCTCAGCTCTCAGCTTGAAGCGCTTAAAGCTGCTCCAGGCAGCGTCCTCCAGATCCCGCTGAAAATCTCAAACCCGCTCTCGGACCCTGTGCGCGCAGCCTTGGAGATTTCCACGCCCCCGGGATGGGGTGCTGTAGTGAAGGATGCTACAGGTACGATTATCGCCCAGCTGCGTCTCGACAGCGGAGCCTTCACTCAGGCCACTCTCATGCTCAGCGTGCCTAGAGAAGCGAGCCCTGGAACGTATCCTATCACGCTCACGCTCCGCGGGGTAGACCCATACTTCATTGAAAAACTAACGATCAACGTTACTGTCGCGAGCAGTACTCCAGCCCTGCGTCTGACGACGCCCACCCCCTTCGTCAACACGTACGCGGGGAAGACCGCGCAGTACCAGCTGTCTCTCTCAAACCTCGGCGACTCAGACTGCGTAGCCAGCGTGGCTGTCTCAGGCCTACCGCAAGGCTACACGTGGGCGCTTAAGGACGCGCAGGGCAACGTTGTCAGCCAGGTCTACCTGCCTGCCGGAGGAAGCTTGAACCTCTACCTCGCTGTGTCTGTTCCTCCGCTCGCCGAGCCGGGCGCCGTCAGCTTCCAGGTATCGGTAACAGCCGGCAGCACGGGCGACTCTCTGGGCTTAAGCCTAGGTATTTTGGGCAGCTACAAGCTCTCGTATGTCACGCAGAACTTCTACGTGGAAATGCTCCCAGGCTCCACAAGCACCTTCCAGGTTACAGTGAGGAACGATGGGTACAGCTCCCTCACGAATGTGAAGCTTTCGGTGGCGAGCGCGCCCAGCGGGTTCACAGCATCGGTGAGCCCGCAGAATGTACTCCTCCTCAAACCTGGCAACACGACCACGTTCACGGTCTCTGTCACTGCAGACCCTACGGTCGATGCTGGAGACTACTACATATCGTTGGTTCTATCCGCGGACCATGTTGACGCGCAGAGCCGTGACCTCCACGTCTTCGTGAAGCCACCCTCCACTCCTGCCTACTACGCGGTGCTGGCAGCTGCCCTCCTGCTCGCGGGAGTCGTGCTCGCCTTCAGGAAGTTCGGCAGGAGGTGA
- a CDS encoding ABC transporter ATP-binding protein, which yields MVELAIEVENLVKVYRDRSGEVRALDGVSFRVPKGVLHGLFGPNGSGKTTLISILVGLQLPTSGSARVLGFDSVRESLEIRKRVGLLPENYGFYEYMSARENLEYLGRLDGIPPSKLKERINEVLELVGLREWADAKVKSFSRGMTQRLALAQALLKDPELLLLDEPTLGLDPQGSAEFKKLMEQLVREGRTILVSTHLLHELGHVCTHAALIWRGRVVAQGSLGELSIKYREARGYTYELAVAEGVEELLSELRSIAGVSYVALENDKIRVRASRDISEELTAVTGKYRVRYLAPLTPTWDELYRFYYGGGEE from the coding sequence ATGGTTGAGCTGGCAATCGAGGTGGAGAACCTCGTGAAGGTGTACAGAGATAGGAGCGGCGAGGTGCGTGCCCTCGACGGGGTGAGCTTCCGCGTGCCTAAGGGAGTACTGCACGGCCTATTCGGCCCCAACGGGAGCGGGAAGACCACGCTGATATCCATTCTTGTCGGCTTGCAGCTCCCCACGAGCGGATCTGCCAGAGTGCTAGGCTTCGACTCCGTGAGGGAGTCGTTAGAGATCAGGAAGCGCGTGGGCCTGCTGCCCGAGAACTACGGCTTCTACGAGTATATGTCAGCCCGCGAGAACCTCGAGTACCTCGGTAGACTCGACGGGATACCTCCCTCCAAGCTGAAGGAGAGAATTAACGAAGTGCTCGAGCTTGTCGGGCTTAGGGAGTGGGCTGACGCTAAGGTGAAGAGCTTCTCCAGAGGAATGACCCAGAGGCTGGCGCTAGCTCAGGCTCTCCTCAAGGATCCCGAGCTGCTGCTTCTCGATGAGCCGACGCTGGGCCTCGACCCCCAGGGCTCGGCAGAGTTTAAGAAACTTATGGAGCAGCTGGTAAGGGAGGGTAGGACAATACTAGTTTCCACGCACCTCCTCCACGAGCTAGGGCACGTCTGCACGCATGCAGCGCTGATCTGGAGAGGGAGAGTAGTGGCACAGGGCAGTTTAGGGGAGCTCTCGATCAAGTACAGGGAGGCTAGAGGCTACACTTACGAGCTTGCTGTCGCGGAGGGGGTGGAGGAGCTGCTCAGCGAGCTGCGAAGCATAGCTGGCGTAAGCTACGTTGCTCTCGAGAATGATAAAATCAGAGTGCGCGCGAGCCGTGATATCTCGGAGGAGCTGACGGCGGTTACCGGAAAGTACCGGGTGAGGTACCTCGCACCGCTAACCCCCACTTGGGATGAGCTTTACCGTTTCTACTACGGAGGTGGTGAGGAGTGA
- the nth gene encoding endonuclease III, giving the protein MSGSFELGDVILRLLRERFELDSSEFAALEAAKSGDPFRVLVATIISQNTNERNTFLAFERLEREVGVEPARVLEAGAEKVGKAIRVAGLWEQKAKAIVAAAELVLRDYGGDLRKLLERGEGEVRRVLGSVRGVGDKTIDVLLAFSGFPVVPVDTHVRRVAKRLGLAKGSSYREVRESLHKVFRERSRLEAHLLLIKLGREICTAREPKCGECPLSKLCPSSRALRGG; this is encoded by the coding sequence GTGTCGGGTAGCTTCGAGCTGGGTGACGTGATTCTCCGACTGCTCAGGGAGCGCTTCGAGCTGGATAGCAGCGAGTTTGCAGCGCTCGAGGCCGCGAAGAGCGGGGACCCTTTCCGCGTGCTTGTGGCGACGATTATCTCGCAGAACACCAACGAGCGGAACACTTTCCTCGCTTTCGAGAGGCTGGAGAGAGAGGTGGGGGTTGAGCCTGCGAGGGTCCTCGAGGCTGGCGCCGAGAAGGTGGGGAAAGCGATCCGGGTAGCGGGCTTGTGGGAGCAGAAAGCCAAGGCTATCGTCGCTGCTGCGGAGCTCGTGCTTCGCGACTACGGTGGCGACCTGCGGAAGCTGTTGGAGCGGGGTGAGGGGGAAGTCCGCAGAGTGCTCGGCTCCGTGAGGGGGGTTGGGGACAAGACGATCGACGTGCTTCTCGCCTTTTCAGGCTTCCCGGTAGTACCCGTCGACACGCACGTTCGGCGCGTCGCGAAGAGGCTAGGGCTCGCGAAGGGCTCGAGCTACCGGGAAGTGAGAGAGTCCCTGCACAAGGTCTTCCGGGAGAGGAGTAGGCTGGAAGCCCACCTGCTGCTTATAAAGCTCGGCAGGGAGATCTGCACCGCCAGGGAGCCTAAGTGCGGGGAGTGCCCCCTCTCGAAGCTCTGCCCGAGCTCCCGAGCGTTGAGGGGCGGCTAG
- a CDS encoding phenylalanine--tRNA ligase beta subunit-related protein, which yields MRAAGYCSSLSELLRLDDVIRPLRVFVAYTILWAEEPRRLNFESKVRELVEHLSSRYTLDSLKEDSVFRAYRDFFWRIRVDPTKTRPSSEALVRRALRGSFPRVFTVVDAGNIASAYTGVPIGLYDLSRAAPPLTLTLSRGGEAFNPIGGEPEALPAGLPILADSRGVVMHVYPYRDSVETAIREDTREVLALGAGVPGVEESRVAEAVKKVYELLSPAGWSWCGEVAVKKLAGR from the coding sequence GTGCGCGCAGCCGGGTACTGTAGCTCTCTCAGCGAGCTGCTGAGGCTCGACGACGTGATTCGGCCTTTGAGGGTCTTCGTGGCCTACACGATCCTCTGGGCAGAGGAGCCGCGGCGACTAAACTTTGAGAGTAAAGTGAGAGAGCTGGTGGAGCACCTCAGCTCGCGCTACACGCTCGACTCCCTGAAGGAGGATTCGGTCTTCAGAGCTTACAGGGACTTCTTCTGGAGGATCAGGGTAGACCCCACGAAGACTAGGCCCTCGAGCGAGGCGCTCGTGAGGAGGGCTCTGAGGGGCTCCTTCCCGAGAGTGTTTACCGTGGTGGACGCGGGCAACATCGCCTCAGCGTACACGGGTGTCCCGATAGGCCTGTACGACCTGAGCAGGGCTGCGCCGCCCCTCACCCTGACGCTCAGCCGAGGAGGAGAGGCCTTCAACCCGATAGGCGGTGAGCCTGAAGCCCTGCCGGCTGGGCTACCTATCCTTGCTGACAGCAGAGGAGTAGTCATGCACGTTTACCCTTACAGGGACAGCGTTGAGACAGCGATCCGGGAAGACACGAGAGAAGTCCTCGCGCTGGGTGCCGGCGTCCCGGGAGTCGAGGAGAGCAGGGTCGCGGAAGCTGTTAAGAAGGTCTACGAGCTCCTCTCCCCGGCTGGGTGGAGCTGGTGCGGAGAGGTAGCTGTCAAGAAGCTAGCCGGTCGCTAG